In Porites lutea chromosome 7, jaPorLute2.1, whole genome shotgun sequence, a single window of DNA contains:
- the LOC140944709 gene encoding prolactin-releasing peptide receptor-like, whose translation MTMNITAENEIQPSMNATGENTSTALNSTPSPTNDISTTFHIFTTLFFSLIIFFGLLGNSFVMATLIRWPGMRTAFNLLIANICLADLGVCVLAAPLRIIETFRGWIFGDAMCYVLAPLQDVFVAVSVITHTVIAFERHRAIASPFKQKITLKRAKTVVLVIWLASYVAAGVPLMIFLKNQLAGDGYYYCSLVFTSDKYRIAYKIYLVVLFIAVPLVLQLARYVDIIRVLRAKDGIYAKTFKTNTLQWKALKKRLYQKKRLVRMLVVIVVGFHLCYLPRAMIMLMREFVPDLITKPWFMYVDLITLTMLYLKHVINPLILCVMSDDFRAGCLTICCASEGHESSRQEVLAVPRAIE comes from the coding sequence ATGACAATGAATATCACCGCAGAGAACGAAATACAACCTTCCATGAACGCAACCGGAGAGAATACCAGTACTGCCCTGAACTCTACTCCATCACCGACAAATGACATCAGTACGACCTTTCACATTTTTACCACGTTGTTTTTCTCGCTGATCATTTTTTTCGGTCTTCTTGGTAACAGTTTTGTGATGGCGACTTTGATACGTTGGCCGGGTATGCGAACAGCGTTTAATCTTCTGATTGCCAATATCTGCTTGGCTGACTTGGGTGTTTGCGTCCTCGCAGCCCCATTGAGGATCATCGAAACTTTTCGCGGATGGATCTTCGGAGACGCCATGTGCTATGTTCTCGCACCTCTGCAAGATGTCTTCGTAGCAGTGTCCGTCATCACGCACACCGTAATCGCGTTTGAAAGGCATCGCGCCATCGCCTCTCCCTTCAAGCAGAAGATAACGCTGAAACGAGCCAAGACTGTCGTGCTGGTGATATGGTTGGCTTCTTACGTGGCAGCTGGGGTACCTTTGATGATTTTTCTCAAGAACCAACTAGCAGGCGACGGTTATTACTACTGTTCTCTAGTTTTCACTAGTGATAAATATAGAATTGCATACAAAATCTACCTTGTCGTGTTGTTCATTGCTGTGCCTCTAGTTTTGCAGTTAGCACGGTACGTGGACATCATTCGTGTCCTCAGAGCCAAAGATGGAATTTATGCGAAGACTTTCAAGACAAACACTTTGCAATGGAAAGCCTTAAAAAAGCGTCTTTATCAGAAGAAGCGTCTTGTCAGAATGTTAGTGGTGATTGTGGTAGGGTTTCATTTGTGTTACCTTCCCCGCGCAATGATAATGCTGATGAGAGAATTCGTCCCTGATTTGATTACCAAGCCTTGGTTTATGTACGTGGACCTGATAACGCTCACCATGCTTTACCTCAAACACGTTATTAACCCGTTGATACTCTGCGTTATGAGCGATGATTTTCGGGCCGGGTGCCTCACCATTTGTTGCGCTAGCGAGGGTCACGAGTCCTCCAGGCAGGAAGTCCTAGCTGTTCCTCGAGCTATCGAATAA